The Amycolatopsis umgeniensis DNA segment ACAGCGTGCCGGTCTTCCGGGTCCTGCGGGGGGATCCGGAAGACGCCGAACTGGCGGCGCTCGTCGCCGTCTTCACCGCGCTCGCTTCGGCGGCGCCCCCGCCCGCCGCGCCCGCGCGGTCGGCCTGGTCACCCCGGACCCCGGCGACCTGGCGCACGTCGATCCTGCGCTGAGGTCGTTCGAGGGCGTCACTCACGTGCTCAGACACGGAACTCGCGTGATTGGGCACGGAACTCGCGTGATCAGGCGCCGCACACCCGAGTGCGGCGTCTGATCACGCGAGTTCCGTCTCTGATCACGCGAGTTCCGTGTCTGAGCACGCGAGTGTCCCTTGAGTCACGCCGCGGTGACGGTCGTGAGCCGGTGTGTCGCCTCGGCTTCCCTGCGCGGGGGATACGTGCTGTGCCGCGTGTGCACGGCGACGTAGAGGACCTCACCGTCGATCACGGTCTCCAAGCCCGTTCGCTCGTCCGAGGCGAACGGGCCTCCGCAGGCCGCGCAGGTCCGCTGGCGATCCGCGGCGCTCACGGCCGGTCTCGGGGCTCCGGGACGGCCGGCTCGGACCACGACAGGCCCAGCAGGTCGACGTCCAGTTCGTCGTCGGCGTAGATCTCGTACGGGTCGAGGCGTTCGGTCATGGCGCGCTCCTTGGATTTCGGGGTACCACAAGAGCACTACCGGTAGGCCCTCATCGGCGACTCGTTATTTGCTCATCGGGATCTCCAGTCGTCCTCGAGCGCACCACGATCGGCTTCCGACCGGAGGGGTCCATCCTGGGTTTGTCAAGTGAGCTCTTCATCCCGGCCCAGGAGGAACGTCATGACGGCACAGGTGCGAATTTGGGTCGGGACCGATGATTTCGACCCGCGCGGGAACGCCGAGAACGAGGACACGGTGTTCGTTCCGGAGCAGAGACGGGCCGTCGAAAACGATTTCCCGGCCGAGCACATCATCCTCGGCTACAACTGAAGAACATGAGCCGCGACCAGCGTGGACAGCACGGACAGAGAAGACCACCGGGTATCGCGCGCGGGAGAATGAAGATCGTCCGCGACCCGGCAAGACCTCGAGGAGGCCTTCGGATGGCTATGCGCCTCCAGCTCACGTCGGGTTTGCAGGTGCTCGAAGAATGGGCGGTGAACGCACCCCAGGCCGACCGCAATGTTATCTACGAAGCCCTGTTCGCGGTAGCCGACGGATCCGCTTTTCTCATCTACGACATTTTCGGAGATGGCCGGGATCCGCATCAGTTCATTATTCTGGTGAAGCACGACCTCGTGATCAAAATAGGGCTCCGCCGCACCGATTCCTCGTTCGAGATCGTTTATATCGGCGCACTGGAGCAGGGGACGCCCGCCGCGGCGTGGGCCGAGGACTCCGACGGGTCCTGACCTGCTACGCGGGCGGGCGAGGCCGACGAGACCAGGCTTCATACCGCTGAACGGACCAGTCCCGGGACCGGTGACGGCCGCCTTTCGCACCAGTGGATCATGCTTTCCTCATCTTGACATCGTCCACTTGGGCATGAAATTCTTCCGGTGTTTGCGGATTAAGAATTCCTGGTGGGCGAAATTGCGGTAATCGAGGTCTGGAGGCATGAAAGATGTCGTCACCCGAATTTCCTGGATTGGACGTTTCCACCCGGGTACGCGCACGTGACATTCAGATGGCCGGGGTGGCCGACGTCCGCCGCCGGGTACTGATGATCTCCGGTGCGATCGACACCACCGAGCACGACGTTTCGGTCAGCGTCAACCTGCCGGAGCCGGGCCGCTGGCAGGTGATCAAGTCCGAGACCAACCTGACCGACAAGACCTGGGTCGCGATGCAGGTCGTCACCGACGAGGACTCGACCTTCGTCGACGACGCCGAGACCCTCGTGCTCTCGCGCCAGTTCTCGAAGTCCTTCATGACCCCGGACCTGCGCCGCCTCACCTTCTACGACGGTGAAGTCCGGCCCGGCGAGGCCGTGCTGAAGGTGTACTCGCTGGACGCGGGCGGGCGGAAGCCGACCTACTCGTACTCCCGGTACAGCCCGATCGCGACCGACACCGCCGAGAAGTCCCGGCAGACGCTGGACGAGATGATCAGCAACGGGATGCGGCAACGCCCGGTGATCGAGCTGATCGTCCCGGTGACCGTGATCGGCTGAGTACGCCGGTGATCACCTTCGTTCCGGAACCCCGGCTGCTCGAATCGCCGCGCGGGCGGGAGTGGCCGGTCCTGCCGGCCACCCGCTCGGCCGTCACCCCCGAACCGCCGTCCGGCGCCGACGTGGTCATCGTCGGCGCCGGCCCCGCCGGGCTCGCGGTCGCTTCCGCGTTGTGGCACCACGGTGTCCGGGACCTCGTCCTCGTCGATCGCGACGGCCGTCCCTGCGGCCGGTTCTTCGACCGCGTCGATCTGCTCGGCCAGCGCGTGCTGCGTTCGCCGTACGAACACCACCCCGGCGTCGAGGGGTACCGCGACTGCGAACTGCTGGACTTCGCCCGGCTGCACTGGTCGGTGCTGACCCCGGTGGAGCGCCGCGAGATCCGCATGGCGCAGGCGGGGCATCGCTCGGTCGTCCCCGTCGACGTCTTCGAGGCGTACTGCCGTCATCTGGCCGCGAGCCATCACGTCACCGAGCGGACCTGGCGCGGTTCGGTCCGTGAAGTGCTGCCGACGTCGGAAGCGGTCACCGTGCGCGCGGACCGGTTC contains these protein-coding regions:
- a CDS encoding acyl-CoA carboxylase subunit epsilon; protein product: MSPSEVDSVPVFRVLRGDPEDAELAALVAVFTALASAAPPPAAPARSAWSPRTPATWRTSILR
- a CDS encoding DUF6235 family protein, with the translated sequence MAMRLQLTSGLQVLEEWAVNAPQADRNVIYEALFAVADGSAFLIYDIFGDGRDPHQFIILVKHDLVIKIGLRRTDSSFEIVYIGALEQGTPAAAWAEDSDGS
- a CDS encoding DUF6423 family protein, with the translated sequence MAGVADVRRRVLMISGAIDTTEHDVSVSVNLPEPGRWQVIKSETNLTDKTWVAMQVVTDEDSTFVDDAETLVLSRQFSKSFMTPDLRRLTFYDGEVRPGEAVLKVYSLDAGGRKPTYSYSRYSPIATDTAEKSRQTLDEMISNGMRQRPVIELIVPVTVIG